The proteins below come from a single Macrobrachium nipponense isolate FS-2020 chromosome 17, ASM1510439v2, whole genome shotgun sequence genomic window:
- the LOC135195955 gene encoding uncharacterized protein LOC135195955, whose protein sequence is MASASHQDEPGDTQHDQDPEDRQLPSHPVSPTDRRTLPGFASLETPPLLSPHLSIPPPTAPNTELRLLIKYLEESRQAELAARRREEEQRHEEEQRHHEEDLRRQEDNLRREEEAQRFTALLQLLSVNSAQQQATPADSQQLPTQSSVPSSTQPPPPQKAIAQTPPPLRPDATYQVFREWRRRWDDYSVMVDLGTLPTRKQMIQLRMCLSLETQRILEHTLNVPPDTDWSVDEVLNILQEHIKNLRNEALRRRDLLSCKQREGESFSDFYVRLKHVAEEIDVCPGHSAVCEETQLKMIIIMGVRDEELTQKLIALDAAASLATMVNECRSYEATRTATTAIRAPPSKLCAVSTYKKIKGHGNRGSTSLPTPNKDTLCPSCTRKHSSTGKCPANDSVCVNCGCKGHWRRTPKCPANKATCRHCCRVGHYDKYCHQQMNAKQGGPPNATPPSSKPSSCCKVETPSSSTDSSPSPISIALTYRGETSKLMMLPDTGADVSVMGPQHLELLRIPRTELQPPATSVTLTADGSKMTPALGTLKATLSLAKRSCLVTIQVHECIQMPLLSYALCKELAIIPPGFPRPILQVTHVNRCKELPLHADTTPAEAREYFLQTFQDVLVSKEDLKTAPLRPMAGPPMKIHLKEDAVPFAIHTPRQIPYAFREPVKNELDSMVQQGIIKPCGDEPSEWCHPLVVVPKAKGVRITVDLTKLNAQVSRPAHPSPTPLAAVRAVDSTAKFFTTADALHGYWQMELAEEDRHHTTFITPYGRFQHCRGPMGFAATGDAYCYRGDLALQGMKKCVKVVDDILIFDDDLLTHYHRIHELLTRCRKNGITLTKKVHSGRDQSEFLWLHPL, encoded by the coding sequence ATGGCTTCTGCTTCACATCAAGACGAGCCTGGGGATACGCAACACGACCAGGACCCTGAGGACCGCCAGTTGCCTTCACACCCAGTCTCACCAACAGACCGTCGAACCCTTCCAGGTTTTGCATCGCTGGAAACCCCACCTTTGCTCTCACCGCACCTGAGTATACCGCCTCCCACAGCTCCAAATACGGAGTTAAGGCTCCTCATCAAGTACCTGGAGGAATCTCGACAGGCCGAGTTGGCTGCACGTCGGAGAGAGGAAGAACAACGTCATGAAGAGGAACAACGTCATCACGAAGAGGATCTACGCCGCCAAGAGGACaacttaagaagagaggaggaagctcAACGTTTCACCGCATTGTTGCAGCTACTTAGCGTCAATTCAGCCCAGCAGCAAGCAACACCAGCGGACTCGCAACAACTTCCCACACAATCCTCAGTGCCATCGTCCACCCAGCCACCACCCCCACAGAAAGCCATCGCCCAGACCCCGCCGCCCTTACGTCCTGATGCCACATACCAAGTGTTCAGGGAATGGCGTAGACGCTGGGATGACTACAGTGTGATGGTGGACTTAGGGACATTACCTACCAGGAAACAGATGATACAGCTTCGTATGTGCCTCAGCCTGGAGACCCAAAGAATACTCGAGCACACACTCAACGTACCACCAGACACGGATTGGAGTGTTGACGAGGTCTTGAATATTCTCCAGGAACACATCAAGAACCTGCGGAATGAAGCTCTACGACGCAGGGAcctgctctcctgcaagcagagggaaggggaaagcttCAGCGACTTCTACGTCCGACTGAAGCATGTAGCAGAGGAAATCGACGTCTGTCCTGGCCATTCTGCTGTGTGTGAGGAGACTCAGCTGAAGATGATCATTATCATGGGAGTCAGGGACGAGGAGCTCACTCAGAAACTCATTGCCCTGGACGCTGCAGCTTCATTGGCCACCATGGTTAACGAATGTCGCTCCTATGAGGCCACACGGACAGCCACTACAGCCATACGTGCCCCTCCTTCTAAATTGTGTGCCGTCTCCacgtataaaaaaatcaaaggacaTGGCAACAGGGGTTCTACCTCGCTACCAACCCCTAACAAGGACACTTTATGCCCTTCCTGCACAAGGAAGCACAGCTCAACAGGAAAGTGCCCAGCCAACGACAGtgtatgtgtaaactgtggctgcAAAGGACACTGGCGCAGGACGCCAAAGTGCCCCGCCAACAAGGCCACATGCAGACACTGCTGCCGAGTGGGCCACTATGACAAGTACTGCCATCAGCAGATGAACGCCAAGCAGGGCGGCCCGCCCAATGCCACGCCCCCTTCTAGCAAGCCCTCTAGCTGTTGCAAGGTCGAGACTCCTTCTTCATCAACTGACTCCTCACCATCACCTATATCCATCGCCCTCACCTACAGGGGTGAGACATCGAAGTTAATGATGCTGCCTGACACAGGAGCTGATGTATCAGTGATGGGCCCCCAGCACTTGGAACTCCTTCGCATTCCCAGGACTGAGCTACAGCCTCCTGCAACATCAGTGACACTCACGGCAGATGGGTCAAAGATGACACCTGCTTTAGGAACCCTTAAGGCCACCTTGTCCTTGGCCAAACGGTCCTGCCTCGTGACGATTCAAGTCCACGAATGCATTCAGATGCCACTCCTGTCCTATGCACTTTGCAAGGAGTTGGCCATCATCCCGCCAGGCTTTCCGCGGCCCATCCTACAGGTCACCCACGTCAATCGATGCAAGGAGCTACCCCTGCATGCTGACACGACCCCTGCTGAGGCCCGAGAGTATTTCTTACAAACCTTTCAGGACGTACTCGTGTCAAAGGAAGACCTTAAAACAGCTCCACTGAGGCCGATGGCCGGCCCTCCCATGAAAATCCACCTTAAGGAAGACGCGGTCCCTTTCGCCATCCACACCCCAAGGCAGATACCCTACGCTTTCCGCGAACCTGTCAAGAATGAACTAGACTCCATGGTACAACAGGGAATCATTAAGCCTTGTGGAGATGAGCCATCGGAATGGTGCCACCCTTTAGTCGTCGTTCCTAAGGCCAAGGGAGTTCGAATCACAGTGGATCTCACAAAGCTGAACGCACAAGTCTCCCGTCCAGCCCACCCTTCGCCCACGCCCTTAGCTGCTGTCCGTGCTGTCGACTCTACCGCCAAGTTCTTCACCACCGCGGACGCTCTACATGGCTACTGGCAGATGGAGCTAgcagaagaggaccgccaccACACCACTTTCATTACGCCTTATGGACGCTTCCAGCATTGCCGGGGACCTATGGGCTTCGCTGCCACTGGTGATGCCTATTGTTACCGCGGTGACCTAGCTCTCCAAGGCATGAAGAAGTGTGTCAAGGTTGTTGATGACATTCTCATCTTCGACGATGACCTACTGACACACTACCACAGGATCCACGAATTGCTCACCCGCTGCCGCAAAAATGGCATCACTCTCACAAAGAAAGTTCACAGTGGCAGAGACCagagtgaatttctgtggctTCACCCTCTCTGA